One Ferribacterium limneticum genomic window, TCCTGCGTTCCCTGCCGGATACCACCGAAGTCAGCCTGGTTCTCGAAGACAAGCGCCTGCTGGTTCGTGGCGGCAAGAGCCGGTTCAGCCTGCAGACCCTGCCGGCCGACGATTTCCCGCGCATGACGGTCAATGACGGCGAAACCAAGCAGTTTTCTATGTCGCAGAAGGCTTTCCGCCAGCTGATCAGCAAGACCCAGTACTCGATGGCAGCGCAGGATGTGCGTTACTACCTGAACGGTCTTTTGTTGTTGGTCGAAGGCAAGGAGCTGCGTGCCGTGGCCACCGACGGTCACCGTCTGGCCTACGCCAGCGTCGAGATCGACACCGACCTGCCGCGTCAGGAAATGATTCTGCCGCGCAAGACCGTGCTTGAACTGAACCGCCTGCTGCTTGACAACGACGATGCGCTGAACATCACGCTGACGCCGAACCAGGTGCGCTTCTCCTTCGGCTCCGTGGTGCTGGTTTCCAAGCTGATCGACGGCAAGTTCCCCGATTACGAGCGCGTCGTTCCGGCCACCCTGAAGAACCACATGAAGGTTGGTCGTCAGACGTTGATGCAGGCCATGCAACGCGCCGCCATTTTGACCAACGAAAAATTCCGTGGTGTTCGCGTC contains:
- the dnaN gene encoding DNA polymerase III subunit beta, yielding MVLIKTQRDTLLAPLQSVSGIVERRHTLPILSNVLLEKKGDRLTLLATDIEIQITTSTEGAGGDGDGAVTVGARKLQEILRSLPDTTEVSLVLEDKRLLVRGGKSRFSLQTLPADDFPRMTVNDGETKQFSMSQKAFRQLISKTQYSMAAQDVRYYLNGLLLLVEGKELRAVATDGHRLAYASVEIDTDLPRQEMILPRKTVLELNRLLLDNDDALNITLTPNQVRFSFGSVVLVSKLIDGKFPDYERVVPATLKNHMKVGRQTLMQAMQRAAILTNEKFRGVRVVLGENSLKLIAANAEQEEAVEEIEVDYTGDVIDVGFNVGYLLDVLNNIHTEEIQWSFNDANSSALITVPGIDRFKYVVMPMRI